Part of the Shewanella eurypsychrophilus genome is shown below.
TTATCGTTTAAGGCGGAATAGCATTGTGCAATTTTGATCATAATATCATTTGATGGGGCTGAAGCCGACGGGATCCCTGACATTATTGTGCCCAGCTCTAGTGTCTTTTCGAGTGCTGGGACTGCTTTACTGTATTGCGCTGTCTGTAAGTAGCCATGTCCCAATAAAAACCAAGTCTCCCCGTCATCACTGTATTGCTTTGTGAGCATTTCTAGAAGTGGGATGGCTTTTTCCCAGTCACTATTTTTTGCCAGAGCGACGGCATCATTACGACTTGACCAGTACTTGGCCCCATTATTAGGAAACGCGTTTGAAGGCTGCTGACCCAGGGCCTCGTTGGTCATTAAATTGGCATTCGCGAGTGCAGAAAGCGGCATGGTTATGCAAGTGCAGCCCAATAAAAGGCTTAATAAAATGTTTCTCATCATAATTATTATTGTGCTTAGCAGGTTGGTTTAATGTTTGGGGTTTGATAACTCACTTGGGGTGGGGGATTTAACATAGCTCCAATACTTACTCTCTATGATTAACCATTGAAGAAAGGTGTCGATGAGTTTTGATTAAAAATTTACCAATGATGCAAAATGTTACGTTGACTTTACTTTTTACTCACGTTAGGAGAAAAAGTTTCAGGTAATTGAATTAAATGGTATCTGGCAGCTAATTTAGATTTTAATTAATTAGCTGTCAGCCTTTATCCTACTGTTATTAAATTGTTTTCTCCCACTTTTAGCATCGTTTAAACCTAGCTCACACTTCTGGATTTACGTCGAAATTTCCTTGTCGCTGTTAACTGTTTGTGGTTCTTTTGTGAATTTGACACTTGTGTCAGGTTTTTGCTTCTGATATACCTAATTTAGTGAAATTGAGCCCACACCGATTTACGAGATTAAACACGGAACAAATTATGACAATGAGTACAGTTCGTTTCTTACTAAATAACGATGTAGTGACATTAGAAAATATAGATCCGAATTTCACGGTTCTACAGTATCTGCGTCAAAAGCAGTTTAATACTGGCACTAAAGAGGGCTGTTGTTCTGGTGACTGCGGTGCTTGTACTGTGGTAGTTGCCGAGTTAGCCGATAATAAACAAGATCTTGATTATAAATCGATTAACTCATGCATCAGTTTTGTGGGGAGTCTACATGGCAAACAACTTATTACAGTTGAAGACCTAAAAGACGGGGCTCAATTACACAATGTGCAGCAATCGATAGTCGATAACCATGCCTCACAGTGCGGTTTTTGTACGCCAGGGTTTGTGATGTCCGCGTTTGCTTTGCATAAGGTCAACAATAAGCCCAGCCGAGCTGAAGTCGTCGAGGCGCTTGCGGGTAATCTATGTCGTTGTACTGGTTATCGTTCGATAATCGATGCGGCCATGGAAACAAGCGAGCAGGCAGCTCCTGATTCATTTGCTAAGCACTATGAGCAAACGGTGCAGCATCTTAATGAGCTCAAACAAACACCCTCTGCAATGCTATCAGGCAATCAACATAGTTACTTTGCCCCAAAAACCATCACAGAGCTTGCGCAAAGGCTCCTTGAACAGCCAAGTGTAACCTTGGTTGCTGGCGGTACCGACTTAGCACTCAGCGTGACTCAAAACTTGCATACCATAGATGATCTCGTGTATCTCGGTGATGTGGCCGAGCTACGCACAGTTGAAGACCTTGATGATCAGTTTGTGATTGGCTCGGCGGTGCCATACAACGAATTTACCCCAATGCTACATGATGAATATCATGAACTGGGTGAGATGATTGAGCGCATCGGTTCAAGGCAAGTGCGAAACAACGGCACCTTAGGTGGCAATATTGGTAATGCTTCGCCTATTGGTGATATGCCTCCTGCGCTGATCGCACTTGGGGCTGAAATGACGCTGCAGCGTGGTGCGGTCGAGCGAAAAATAGCGGTTGAAGACTTCTTTGTTGCCTACAAGAAAACCGTGATCCAGCCATCTGAATTTATCAAACAGATTTACATTCCCAAAGCCAAACCGGGTCAGTTCCTTAAATTATATAAGATCTCTAAACGCATCGATGATGATATCTCCGCAGTATTAGCCGCCTTCTTTATTGAGCTAAAAGATAATCTCGTTATCGACATACGCATCGCATTTGGTGGCATGGCGGGGACGCCTATGCGCGCCAAGCTGTGCGAAGCGGCCTTACTCAATAAACCGTTTAACCAACAAAATGTCATAGCCGCTCAGCAGGCATTAACACTCGATTATCAGCCAATGTCAGATGTACGCGCCTCGGATAAATACCGAATGAAACTTGCCCAAAACTTAATGCAGAAATGTTATCTCGAATTACAAAACAGAACAATTGAAACACGGGTGGTGAATTATGCGTAGTCTTATCGAAATCAATAAAGCCAATTTAGCCGACACAAGTCTACGCAGTGTAGGATTAGGCGGAGTCGGACGCTCTAAAAAACATGAAAGTGCAGAAAAGCATGTCAGCGGTGAAGCGATTTATATCGATGACAGACCTGAATTACGCGGCCAGTTACACGCCGCAGTCGGTCAAAGCACGATTGCACATGGCAATATCATATCAATGGATCTATCAGCGGTTAAAGCTGCCGAGGGTGTGATTGCGGTTATCACGGTAGATAATGTGCCAGGTCATACTGATATTGGCCCCGTGTTTCCAGGGGATCCTGTGCTTGCCATAGGCAAAGTAGAATATGTAGGCCAGCCTTTATTTGCCGTTGCTGCAACATCCCACGATTTGGCTAACCGTGCGGTTAAGCTGGCTAAAGTGGAATATGAAGAATTAGAGGCGGTATTAACGGTTAAGGATGCGCTAGCTAAACAAAGTTTTGTACGTCCTCCGTATTCCATGAAGCGAGGCGATTCAGAAGCCGCCATTACTCATGCTGAGCATCAATTGTCAGGGCAGATAAATGTGGGTGGCCAAGAGCATTTTTACCTTGAAGGGCAAATTTCTACCGCTGAGCCGACAGAAGACGGCGGCATGTTGGTGTTTTCTTCTTCTCAGCATCCAAGCGAAGTGCAAAAGCTTGTCGCTGAAGTACTGGATATTTCACTGAATA
Proteins encoded:
- the xdhA gene encoding xanthine dehydrogenase small subunit, yielding MTMSTVRFLLNNDVVTLENIDPNFTVLQYLRQKQFNTGTKEGCCSGDCGACTVVVAELADNKQDLDYKSINSCISFVGSLHGKQLITVEDLKDGAQLHNVQQSIVDNHASQCGFCTPGFVMSAFALHKVNNKPSRAEVVEALAGNLCRCTGYRSIIDAAMETSEQAAPDSFAKHYEQTVQHLNELKQTPSAMLSGNQHSYFAPKTITELAQRLLEQPSVTLVAGGTDLALSVTQNLHTIDDLVYLGDVAELRTVEDLDDQFVIGSAVPYNEFTPMLHDEYHELGEMIERIGSRQVRNNGTLGGNIGNASPIGDMPPALIALGAEMTLQRGAVERKIAVEDFFVAYKKTVIQPSEFIKQIYIPKAKPGQFLKLYKISKRIDDDISAVLAAFFIELKDNLVIDIRIAFGGMAGTPMRAKLCEAALLNKPFNQQNVIAAQQALTLDYQPMSDVRASDKYRMKLAQNLMQKCYLELQNRTIETRVVNYA